A region from the Benincasa hispida cultivar B227 chromosome 8, ASM972705v1, whole genome shotgun sequence genome encodes:
- the LOC120084224 gene encoding protein NRT1/ PTR FAMILY 2.7-like, with the protein MGGGNTEESQTSKKHGGWITFPFILGSFGCITLATGGWLANLIVYLINEYNIDSIDATLIFNVVSGCLCVFPVLGAVLADSFFGSFSVIAISTSISLLGMISLTLTATIHSLRPQPPCDHSASVTCSSSPSKLQYTILYSSIILACVGSGGSRFTTATLGANQFDTIKNQNIFFNWFFVTLYAGFVASSTAIVYIQDNVSWGWGFGICLAANVLALAIFLLGNRFYRLDKPRGSPFTALARVLVANARKRLAGVPLTSDNGCYYYGEDQVVDGVLTKSFRCLNRAALVTQGDVHLDGTIAKPWRLCKVQEVEDFKTLLKIFPLWSTSIFLAVPITSQASLVILQALTMDRHLGPNFKIPAGSFTVIIFISTTISLTLVDRFLYPIWQKLIGRMPRPLERVGLGHIFNILSMVVSALVESKRLKIVHAHHLQGQAEAIVPISSLWLFPQLVLVGIGEALHFPGQVGLYYQEFPISLRSTATSMVSVVIAIAYYLSTGLIDLLHRVTKWLPDDINKGRLDNVYWMISVIGVINFGYYLVCSRWYKYQNIENSVKDDSITED; encoded by the exons ATGGGAGGAGGAAACACAGAAGAATCTCAAACTTCCAAGAAACATGGTGGTTGGATCACCTTCCCCTTCATCCTAG gTTCTTTTGGTTGCATAACACTGGCGACGGGAGGATGGCTAGCAAATTTGATAGTATATTTGATTAATGAATACAACATTGATAGTATTGATGCTACTTTGATTTTCAACGTTGTTAGTGGCTGTCTTTGTGTTTTTCCTGTTCTTGGAGCTGTTCTTGCTGACTCTTTCTTTGGATCTTTCTCCGTCATTGCCATTTCcacttccatttctcttctg GGCATGATTTCCCTAACACTAACAGCAACTATCCATTCTCTAAGGCCTCAACCACCATGTGATCATAGTGCCTCAGTCACATGTTCTTCATCCCCTTCAAAACTCCAATACACAATTTTGTACTCAAGCATTATCCTTGCATGTGTTGGATCTGGAGGCTCTCGTTTCACTACAGCAACCCTTGGAGCAAACcaatttgatacaattaaaaaccaAAACATTTTCTTCAACTGGTTTTTTGTCACTCTCTATGCTGGATTTGTTGCTAGCTCCACAGCCATTGTCTACATTCAAGACAATGTCAGCTGGGGTTGGGGCTTTGGCATCTGCCTCGCCGCCAACGTCCTTGCCCTTGCTATTTTCTTGTTAGGAAATCGATTCTATCGCCTCGATAAGCCAAGAGGAAGCCCCTTCACTGCGCTCGCTCGAGTTCTGGTCGCCAATGCTCGGAAAAGGCTGGCCGGGGTGCCATTGACCAGTGATAATGGTTGTTACTATTATGGTGAGGACCAAGTTGTGGATGGAGTGTTGACAAAGAGTTTTAG ATGTTTGAATCGTGCGGCTCTAGTAACACAAGGAGATGTCCATTTGGATGGCACAATTGCAAAACCTTGGAGGCTATGTAAAGTACAAGAAGTAGAAGACTTCAAAACTTTACTTAAAATCTTCCCTCTTTGGTCAACCAGCATATTCCTCGCTGTTCCCATTACAAGCCAAGCAAGCTTAGTCATCCTCCAAGCCCTAACCATGGACCGTCACCTCGGCCCAAACTTCAAAATCCCCGCGGGATCGTTCACcgtcatcatcttcatctccacCACCATCTCACTAACCCTAGTCGATCGGTTTCTCTACCCGATTTGGCAGAAGTTGATTGGACGAATGCCACGACCTCTCGAACGAGTTGGTCTTGGCCACATTTTCAATATTCTTTCTATGGTAGTGTCAGCATTGGTAGAATCAAAGAGGCTCAAGATTGTTCATGCTCACCACCTTCAAGGTCAAGCTGAGGCAATAGTTCCAATCTCATCACTGTGGCTTTTCCCACAGCTAGTTTTGGTTGGCATTGGAGAAGCTTTACATTTCCCTGGACAAGTTGGATTGTACTATCAAGAATTTCCAATATCGTTGCGTAGCACGGCAACGTCGATGGTCTCAGTGGTGATTGCCATTGCATATTATCTTAGTACAGGTTTGATCGATCTACTTCATAGGGTTACAAAATGGTTGCCTGATGATATTAATAAAGGGAGACTTGACAATGTTTATTGGATGATATCTGTGATTGGAGtgattaattttggatattaTTTAGTGTGTTCAAGATGGTACAAGTatcaaaatattgaaaatagtGTGAAGGATGATTCTATAACTGAAGATTGA
- the LOC120083680 gene encoding protein NRT1/ PTR FAMILY 2.7-like produces the protein MNMRGENREEEAQTSQKHGGWITFPFIIGSFACMTLATGGWLANLIVYLINEYNIDSIDATLIFNVVSGCLCVFPVLGAVLADSFFGSFSVIAISSFISLLGMISLTLTATIHSLRPQPPCDHNGSITCSSSPSKLQYTILYSSIVLACLGSGGSRFTAATFGANQYDTIKDQNIFFNWFFVTLYAGFLASSTAIVYIQDNVSWGWGFGIGLAANVIALAIFFLGNRFYRLDKPRGSPFTALTRVLVATARKRLARVPSTAGNDDGCYYYGEDHHLGKLVVDGELTESFRCLNRAALITQGDVHLDGTIAKPWRLCKVQEVEDFKTLLKIFPLWSTSIFLSVPIAIQGSLTILQALTMDRHLGPNFKIPAGSFSVIIFISTTISLTLIDRFVYPIWQKMIGRMPRPLERVGLGHVLNFLSMVVSALVESKRLKIAHAHHLQGQVVAVLPISALWLFPQLVLVGIGEAFHFPGQVGLYYQEFPTSLRSTATAMISLVIAVAYYLSTGLIDLLHRITKWLPDDINQGRLDNVYWMVSVIGVINFGYYLVCARCYKYQNVENDVKDNSITQG, from the exons ATGAACATGAGAGGAGAAAACAGAGAAGAAGAAGCTCAAACTTCCCAGAAACATGGTGGTTGGATCACCTTCCCCTTCATCATAG GTTCTTTTGCTTGCATGACATTGGCCACTGGAGGATGGCTAGCAAATTTGATAGTATATTTGATTAATGAATACAACATCGATAGTATTGATGCTACTTTGATTTTCAACGTTGTTAGTGGCTGTCTTTGTGTTTTTCCTGTTCTTGGAGCTGTTCTTGCTGACTCTTTCTTTGGATCTTTCTCTGTCATTGCCATTTCctctttcatttctcttctG GGCATGATTTCGCTTACACTAACAGCAACAATCCATTCTCTAAGGCCACAACCACCATGTGATCATAATGGCTCAATCACATGTTCTTCATCCCCTTCAAAACTCCAATACACAATTTTATACTCAAGCATTGTCCTAGCATGTCTTGGATCTGGAGGCTCTCGTTTCACTGCAGCAACTTTTGGAGCAAATcaatatgatacaattaaagatcaaaacattttctttaattGGTTTTTTGTGACTCTGTATGCTGGATTTCTTGCCAGTTCCACGGCCATTGTCTATATTCAAGACAATGTTAGCTGGGGTTGGGGCTTTGGCATCGGCCTCGCCGCCAATGTCATTGCCCTAGCTATTTTCTTCCTCGGAAATCGCTTCTATCGTCTTGATAAGCCGAGAGGAAGCCCCTTCACTGCACTCACTCGAGTTCTTGTTGCTACGGCTCGGAAAAGGCTGGCTCGGGTGCCGTCCACGGCAGGGAATGATGATGGTTGTTACTATTATGGTGAGGACCATCATCTGGGGAAGCTAGTTGTGGATGGAGAGTTGACTGAGAGTTTTAG GTGTTTGAATCGTGCGGCTCTAATAACACAAGGAGATGTCCATTTGGATGGAACCATAGCAAAACCTTGGAGGCTTTGTAAAGTACAAGAAGTAGAAGACTTCAAAACTTTACTTAAAATCTTCCCTCTTTGGTCAACCAGCATTTTCCTCTCAGTTCCCATTGCAATCCAAGGAAGCTTAACCATCCTCCAAGCCCTAACCATGGACCGTCACCTCGGCCCGAACTTTAAAATCCCCGCAGGGTCTTTCTCtgtcatcatcttcatctccacCACCATCTCACTAACCTTAATCGATCGGTTCGTCTACCCGATCTGGCAGAAGATGATCGGACGAATGCCACGACCTCTCGAACGAGTCGGTCTTGGCCATGTCCTCAATTTTCTTTCTATGGTAGTGTCAGCATTAGTAGAATCAAAGAGGCTCAAGATTGCCCATGCTCACCACCTTCAAGGCCAAGTTGTGGCAGTATTGCCAATATCAGCCTTGTGGCTTTTTCCACAGCTAGTTTTGGTTGGCATTGGAGAAGCTTTTCATTTCCCTGGACAAGTTGGATTGTACTATCAAGAATTTCCCACGTCATTGCGCAGCACTGCAACAGCGATGATCTCACTCGTGATTGCCGTTGCGTATTATCTTAGCACGGGTTTGATCGATCTCCTTCATAGGATTACAAAATGGTTGCCAGATGATATCAATCAAGGCAGACTTGATAATGTTTATTGGATGGTATCCGTGATTGGAGTGATTAATTTTGGGTACTATTTAGTGTGTGCTAGGTGCTACAAGTATCAAAATGTTGAAAATGATGTGAAAGATAATTCTATAACCCAAGGTTGA